AAATGCATCCACCGCTTTTCGTAAACTTTATTTCAAACGTGAAAGCATCATGCTGAAAAGCTATGAGCGTAAGATCGCTCAGAGAGCTACATTCTGGGGAATGACCGAAGCAGATGATGATGTGTATCGAAAAGAATTTGGTTGTAAAAACATTGAACAACTTCCCCTGTATGTGCCACCACATTGGCATGTAAAAGAAAAAGTAGGGAACGGTAGTTTCTGTTTATACCATGGCGATTTAAGTATTGATGCCAACGAAAAAGCAGCTACATGGCTGCTGGAAAAAGTATTCAACAAAGTGGAGATACCGTTTGTGATCGCAGGACAAAATCCATCCAAAAAACTGGAAGAGTTGGCGCATAGCAAAGGACATACCTGTTTAGTGGCGAACCCATCAGAGCGAGAGATGCAGGACATGATCGCAAAAGCGCAGATCAATATTTTACCTTCTTATACACACACCGGCATCAAGATCAAATTGGTGAATGCCATTTTTAATGGAAGACATTGTTTGGTGAATCATGCCACGGTAAACAATTCAGGACTTGAATCCACTTGTCATATTGCTGAAACGCCGGAAGCCTTTGCAAATAAAATAGAGGAACTGTTCTTCACCCCCTTCACCTCTACAGAAACAGCACACAGGAGATCACTCACGGATCATCTTTTCAACAACGAAAGAAACGCCAAGAAACAAATTGGATGGATCTGGGGAGAAAGTTGAGTGAACAAAAAAGGAACCCATCACCCATCACCCAGAACCCAGAACCTAGCACCCAGTACCTAACACCTAATTCTCCACTGCAGCACTATCCAACACCCTACCCTTTTCAGTTTTCAGAATACGGGATGGATATCGATTGATGACAATGAAATCGTGGGTAGCCATGATCACCGCTGTACCATAATCACGGGCGATCTGAATCAATAATTGCATGATCTCATCACTGGTTTCCGGATCGAGGTTTCCGGTAGGTTCATCTGCTAAGATCAGCTTAGGAGAATTGAGTAATGCACGTGCAATGTCTACACGTTGTTGCTCTCCACCACTCATTTCAAAAGGCATTTTGAACCCTTTGCTTTTCAATCCAACTTTATCGAGAACATCATTGATCTTTTCTTCGATCAGTCTTTCATCTTGCCAACCTGTTGCTTTCAAAACAAAGCGCAGGTTTTCGTGCACATTACGGTCAGTCAATAATTGGAAGTCTTGGAATACCACACCCAGATTACGACGCAGGAATGGAACTTTTTTCCAATCCATTTCGCGAAGGTTAAATCCAACCACAGATGCACTTCCTTCCGTCAAGGGTAATTCACCATAAAGGGTTTTCAGCAAGCTACTTTTACCTGTACCGGTTTTACCGACCAGATAAACGAATTCTCCTTTGTTGACAGAAAAATTGACATCTTCCAGGATCAGACTATTTCCTTGATAGATCTTGGCGTTGCGTATAGAGACTACTGTTTCAGACATGTTACTAAGTTACTTTTCCGTGTATTGATGATGTACCTTCTTCAAAAATAAGGATCATGTGATTGCCAACCTGTTAATATTGGTAAACAATTTCTCCTTCAATGGTATGCAAATGCAGTGACGATGTTGTTGCCGGCTCTACCCTTCCCACAATTTTAGCTTCAATACCCAACGCAGTGGCGATATCGATCATAGCTTGGGCCGATGCTTGAGGGGTAAATACCTCCAGGCGGTGTCCCATATTGAATACCTGATACATTTCACGCATATCTGCGCCGGAGTTTTCCCGGATC
Above is a genomic segment from Sediminibacterium sp. KACHI17 containing:
- a CDS encoding glycosyltransferase family 4 protein — its product is MDKHLHIISYTVPYPVNQGGVYDVFYKLQALQQQGVRIHLHCFDYGRGEQPELNQFCESVHYYQRHTGHKGISTALPYIVASRKNEDLVQRLLQDEYPIFMEGVHCTYPIVDERFNQRKLFVRLHNVEYQYYNDLYRNASTAFRKLYFKRESIMLKSYERKIAQRATFWGMTEADDDVYRKEFGCKNIEQLPLYVPPHWHVKEKVGNGSFCLYHGDLSIDANEKAATWLLEKVFNKVEIPFVIAGQNPSKKLEELAHSKGHTCLVANPSEREMQDMIAKAQINILPSYTHTGIKIKLVNAIFNGRHCLVNHATVNNSGLESTCHIAETPEAFANKIEELFFTPFTSTETAHRRSLTDHLFNNERNAKKQIGWIWGES
- a CDS encoding ATP-binding cassette domain-containing protein, which gives rise to MSETVVSIRNAKIYQGNSLILEDVNFSVNKGEFVYLVGKTGTGKSSLLKTLYGELPLTEGSASVVGFNLREMDWKKVPFLRRNLGVVFQDFQLLTDRNVHENLRFVLKATGWQDERLIEEKINDVLDKVGLKSKGFKMPFEMSGGEQQRVDIARALLNSPKLILADEPTGNLDPETSDEIMQLLIQIARDYGTAVIMATHDFIVINRYPSRILKTEKGRVLDSAAVEN